The following proteins are co-located in the Triticum aestivum cultivar Chinese Spring chromosome 1A, IWGSC CS RefSeq v2.1, whole genome shotgun sequence genome:
- the LOC123127283 gene encoding uncharacterized protein, whose protein sequence is MAPAPDVEVIEIFDFPTASLSSGKRRDRKRAGATASSPLDVDEIEMWTPRQKRRFDEDCLILSADPLAANKARPVVVPAAADDEDLAVVAERGPVACRDFPHARYLCVKFPFATTPHEKHCEQCYCFVCDVAAPCATWRGHAMYGHCHASDQDKIWKTMRGAKKANPCKTY, encoded by the exons ATGGCACCTGCGCCGGACGTTGAGGTGATCGAAATCTTCGATTTCCCCACCGCATCGTTGAGCTCCGGGAAGAGGAGGGATCGGAAGAGGGCGGGGGCGACCGCCTCCTCGCCGCTCGACGTCGACGAGATCGAGATGTGGACGCCGCGGCAGAAGCGCCGATTCGACGAGGACTGCCTCATCCTCTCCGCCGACCCCCTGGCCGCCAACAAGGCCCGACCCGtcgtcgtccccgccgccgccgacgacgaagaCTTGGCGGTTGTCGCCGAGCGCGGCCCG GTGGCCTGCAGAGATTTTCCGCACGCGAGGTACCTCTGCGTCAAGTTCCCCTTCGCCACCACCCCTCACGAGAAGCACTGCGAGCAG TGCTACTGCTTTGTGTGCGACGTTGCTGCTCCGTGCGCAACTTGGAGAGGACATGCCATGTATGGGCATTGCCATGCTTCAGACCAGGACAAGATTTGGAAAACCATGAGAGGAGCGAAGAAGGCGAACCCGTGCAAGACCTACTGA